A stretch of Fundicoccus culcitae DNA encodes these proteins:
- a CDS encoding LL-diaminopimelate aminotransferase, producing the protein MTIELNQNYAKLPDSYLFSTINKKIASFQKEYPKADIIRLGIGDVVLPLVPGVIEALHEAVDEQAVRETFRGYGPEGGYDFLRQAIAEVEFQTNGINIQLDEVFISDGSKSDVANIQELFGQKISVAIGDPVYPVYIDSNVLSGRLGDFEAVTGKWSEAIYLVGNETNRFVPELPAKKADLIYLCYPNNPTGMTLTKDQLQLWVDYANDQGNVIIFDAAYEAYIQEDGIPHSIYECSGAQTCAIEMRSFSKKAGFTGLRLGYTVIPKALQINGQSLNKMWLRRQSTKFNGAPYIVQKAGAATLQEPAKSQIADNIQYYMENARIIREGLEASGITVFGGVNAPYLWMKVPNGLSSWEFFDQLLTRAQVVGTPGVGFGPSGEGYFRLTAFNIHEQTLAAVERIQSFLAVGLG; encoded by the coding sequence ATGACGATTGAATTGAATCAAAATTATGCAAAGTTGCCGGATTCTTACTTATTCTCAACGATTAATAAAAAGATAGCTAGTTTTCAAAAAGAATATCCGAAAGCGGATATTATTCGCTTAGGGATTGGGGATGTGGTTTTACCATTAGTTCCAGGAGTGATTGAGGCTTTGCATGAAGCGGTTGACGAACAAGCGGTAAGAGAAACTTTTCGAGGTTATGGTCCTGAAGGTGGTTATGATTTTTTACGCCAGGCGATTGCAGAGGTTGAATTTCAAACTAATGGGATTAACATACAATTGGATGAGGTATTTATTTCGGATGGGTCAAAATCTGATGTTGCTAATATCCAGGAATTATTTGGTCAAAAAATTAGCGTCGCGATTGGCGACCCGGTTTATCCTGTGTACATCGATAGCAATGTTTTATCCGGTCGTCTTGGTGATTTTGAGGCAGTGACAGGGAAGTGGAGCGAAGCGATTTATTTAGTAGGTAATGAAACTAATCGTTTTGTTCCTGAATTACCAGCTAAAAAAGCCGATTTAATCTACTTGTGCTACCCAAACAATCCGACGGGAATGACATTAACCAAAGACCAATTGCAACTTTGGGTAGATTACGCCAATGATCAAGGTAATGTGATTATTTTTGATGCAGCTTATGAAGCTTACATCCAAGAAGATGGTATCCCGCATTCTATTTATGAGTGTTCGGGTGCCCAAACCTGCGCTATCGAAATGCGAAGTTTTTCTAAAAAAGCTGGTTTTACTGGTTTGCGTTTAGGATATACAGTTATTCCAAAAGCGCTACAAATCAATGGTCAATCCTTAAATAAAATGTGGTTGCGTCGCCAGTCAACCAAGTTTAATGGGGCACCTTATATTGTGCAAAAAGCTGGTGCAGCAACATTGCAAGAGCCTGCTAAGAGCCAGATTGCTGACAACATCCAATACTATATGGAAAATGCTCGCATCATCCGTGAAGGACTTGAAGCTAGCGGAATTACCGTTTTTGGTGGTGTCAATGCTCCTTATTTATGGATGAAGGTACCCAATGGCCTATCTTCTTGGGAATTTTTTGACCAACTCCTAACCCGAGCTCAAGTGGTTGGCACTCCCGGGGTTGGTTTTGGTCCAAGCGGCGAAGGCTATTTCCGCCTCACTGCCTTTAACATTCACGAACAAACGCTTGCTGCCGTCGAACGCATCCAAAGCTTCTTAGCAGTCGGTTTGGGGTGA
- the dapF gene encoding diaminopimelate epimerase → MTETSRRSIPFTKMEGAGNDYVYINDLDGTIPNLSELAIEMSRPHFGVGSDGLIALQPSSEADFKMRMFNADGSEGRMCGNGIRCLAAFAYENSLTDKTNLTIETLSGVKTVQLMMNSTDNIIAARVDMGKPILNTQLIPINTSATQWLNQDFVVNDETYQVTAVSMGNPHLVIYQEGIDELDLPEVGPFFENHPLFPEKMNTEFVEVISPNEVRMRVWERGSGETLACGTGACAVAVASVLNGLTATKVVVHLKGGQLNIEWDRENTGNVFMEGAVRTIFTGEYFSQNS, encoded by the coding sequence ATGACAGAAACAAGTAGGCGCTCTATTCCTTTTACAAAAATGGAAGGTGCGGGCAATGATTATGTTTATATTAATGATTTAGATGGAACCATCCCTAATCTATCCGAATTAGCTATTGAAATGAGTCGACCACATTTTGGTGTTGGTAGTGATGGTTTAATTGCCTTGCAACCCTCATCTGAGGCTGATTTTAAAATGCGCATGTTTAATGCTGACGGTAGTGAAGGCCGTATGTGTGGTAACGGGATTCGTTGTTTGGCAGCTTTTGCCTATGAAAATAGTTTGACTGATAAAACGAATTTGACTATCGAAACGCTCAGTGGGGTTAAAACCGTTCAGTTAATGATGAATTCTACTGATAATATTATTGCAGCTCGTGTCGATATGGGAAAACCGATATTAAACACCCAACTAATCCCAATAAATACCTCTGCTACTCAGTGGCTTAATCAAGACTTTGTGGTTAATGATGAAACCTATCAGGTTACTGCTGTTTCAATGGGAAATCCTCATCTGGTAATTTATCAAGAGGGGATTGATGAGTTAGACTTACCCGAAGTCGGACCATTTTTTGAAAATCATCCACTATTTCCTGAAAAAATGAATACTGAATTTGTTGAAGTTATTTCGCCAAATGAAGTAAGAATGCGTGTTTGGGAACGCGGTAGCGGAGAGACTTTAGCCTGCGGGACGGGTGCTTGTGCGGTAGCGGTAGCGAGTGTTTTAAATGGCTTAACGGCTACAAAAGTTGTTGTACATTTAAAAGGTGGTCAGCTGAATATCGAATGGGATCGTGAGAACACAGGGAATGTGTTTATGGAAGGTGCTGTTAGAACGATATTTACTGGTGAATATTTTAGTCAAAATAGTTAA
- a CDS encoding GntR family transcriptional regulator, which yields MSLPLYKSIYNDIKEKIVNNIYKVGDKLPSDSELSEHYNVSAITIKKAMDLLKEDSLISRKPRKGTIVISNEIQNHQIQANNSKLPVIGFIITNFDDIFGTDILRNLLIQSQGRAQIIMKITLGDSELEAELLDELVSLGVDGIILLPASSEFISPKLLELVSKNFPLVLIDRQMDKLPTCSVGINNSQAAQLLTEYLFDNGHEKIGIVTATPQVSTIQERIDGVIAAHIKNHKTINQNQILSNLESMIPNSKSTKEDDIEKIKAFLKSSNNITAIFTGEFTIAVLVVQALKELNQEIKKDFSLVCFDHTKYNMLNNQEFTFTHIVQDQYEIGKKALDLILRKIEQPTLIEKNNAPYYLVEGQSVKKI from the coding sequence ATGTCTTTACCATTATACAAATCAATTTATAATGATATTAAAGAGAAGATAGTGAATAACATTTATAAAGTTGGAGATAAATTACCTTCAGACTCCGAATTATCTGAACATTATAATGTTAGTGCTATTACAATTAAAAAAGCTATGGATTTATTAAAAGAAGATTCTCTTATATCAAGAAAACCTCGTAAAGGGACCATTGTTATAAGCAATGAGATACAAAATCACCAAATACAGGCAAATAACAGCAAATTGCCGGTTATTGGTTTTATCATAACAAATTTTGATGATATATTTGGCACTGATATTCTTCGTAACTTATTAATTCAAAGCCAAGGCCGTGCACAAATTATTATGAAAATAACATTAGGTGATTCAGAATTAGAAGCTGAATTATTAGACGAACTAGTTTCACTTGGTGTTGATGGTATCATACTATTACCGGCATCTTCTGAATTTATTTCCCCCAAATTATTGGAGTTAGTTTCAAAGAATTTCCCATTAGTTTTAATTGATAGGCAAATGGATAAATTACCCACATGTAGTGTTGGTATTAATAATTCTCAAGCTGCACAATTATTAACGGAATATCTATTTGACAACGGTCACGAAAAAATTGGAATTGTAACGGCTACTCCACAAGTTTCGACTATTCAGGAAAGAATAGATGGCGTAATTGCTGCGCATATTAAAAACCATAAAACTATTAATCAAAATCAAATATTATCAAACTTAGAATCCATGATACCTAATAGTAAATCCACCAAAGAAGATGATATTGAAAAAATAAAAGCTTTTTTGAAATCTTCCAATAATATAACAGCAATCTTCACTGGAGAATTTACAATTGCTGTCTTAGTCGTACAAGCTCTTAAAGAATTAAATCAAGAAATAAAAAAGGATTTCTCATTAGTTTGTTTTGATCACACTAAGTATAATATGTTGAACAATCAGGAATTTACATTCACTCATATTGTACAAGATCAATATGAGATAGGTAAAAAAGCACTTGACTTAATTTTGAGAAAAATTGAACAGCCAACTTTAATTGAAAAAAATAATGCTCCGTACTATCTGGTTGAAGGACAATCAGTGAAAAAAATATGA
- a CDS encoding glycoside hydrolase family 76 protein: MKETSSWSDKADRAFKGLLDNFWNDNIGMFNNQYPNIDNYSNLTFHYWWYAHSIDSLVDAFERTRNHQILEIIREKYLGIVLRNGGQPLNLLYDDMEWLALTLLRVYKITNDPFYLNEVKVLWTDIKKGWTDEAGGGFAWHKEIMHYKNTPANAPAIILASRLYQLFDDENDLDWANKIFKWQDTQLVNQNTGFVNDGKNSQKDGAIDTSAYTYCQGVYIGACTELFKISKNREYIEKALLTAETTIEKFTHTETGLLVSEGVGDGGLFKGILIRYLTELVCLLPQETKFITDFIRKNAEGLWNEGIEKPHILFNDNWGKAPEIKKGISLSVQLSGLFLTESMAKLEELNII; encoded by the coding sequence ATGAAAGAAACATCATCTTGGTCAGATAAAGCTGATAGGGCATTCAAGGGCCTATTGGATAATTTTTGGAATGATAATATAGGTATGTTCAATAATCAGTATCCTAATATTGATAATTATTCTAACTTAACATTCCATTATTGGTGGTATGCTCACTCAATTGATAGTCTAGTTGACGCATTTGAACGAACAAGGAATCATCAAATATTAGAAATAATTAGAGAAAAATATTTAGGAATTGTTTTAAGGAATGGGGGTCAACCCTTAAATCTACTTTATGATGATATGGAGTGGCTTGCATTAACTTTACTAAGAGTTTATAAAATTACCAACGATCCATTTTATTTGAATGAAGTAAAAGTACTATGGACAGATATTAAAAAAGGATGGACTGATGAAGCTGGGGGAGGGTTTGCTTGGCATAAAGAAATAATGCACTATAAAAATACACCTGCAAATGCACCAGCTATAATTTTAGCATCTAGATTATATCAATTATTTGATGACGAAAATGATTTAGACTGGGCAAATAAAATCTTCAAATGGCAAGATACTCAATTAGTTAATCAAAACACCGGATTTGTTAATGATGGAAAAAATAGTCAAAAAGATGGTGCAATAGATACGTCAGCGTATACTTATTGTCAAGGTGTCTATATAGGAGCATGTACTGAGCTATTTAAAATCTCAAAAAATAGAGAATATATTGAAAAAGCACTTTTGACTGCAGAAACTACAATTGAAAAATTTACACATACAGAAACAGGTTTATTGGTCAGTGAAGGTGTTGGTGATGGGGGATTATTTAAAGGTATTCTAATAAGGTACTTAACTGAACTTGTATGTTTACTACCTCAGGAAACCAAATTTATCACAGACTTTATTAGAAAAAATGCTGAGGGATTATGGAATGAAGGTATTGAAAAACCTCATATACTCTTTAACGATAATTGGGGGAAAGCACCTGAAATTAAAAAAGGGATTAGTCTGAGTGTGCAGTTAAGCGGTTTATTTTTGACAGAGTCTATGGCGAAATTGGAAGAATTAAATATTATATAA
- a CDS encoding extracellular solute-binding protein: protein MSKKRILKLINLIITSGILLSNVANLSVSATEVNDDSNVAFPIVEEKITLTMVGPQVGRGQWSERQYFQEMERLTNIAFEFNTPPRDDFATSKQLLLASDDLPDIFYASDITHQEQMEYGSYGFLIPLEDLIEEHAPNIKKMLDERPEVRKAITTPDGHIYALPSVTEEPSFWRMWYNGDWLENLGIEELPRTTDELYDLLVRFKNEDPNGNGEADEIPISNHGGLSEFDDYLMMAFGVQGMGMGLYGENFDQVGFGPIQPGYREYLEYMHRLWEEELLDHESFSQTNPQKQAKGKQNLVGVFADASPVFMLGADPQDTSNPVFHPITSSLIDEPRVLESTGIGGGTFAITKENEYPIETIKWIDYSYTKEGADLLHNGLEGFYWSWADDAQTTRVINDPPEGYDSPEDYRSSISPDWGIGVPIRRFASDDYEWSFDDPYNDWLRQEEQEKLVPYQVPRYPSVYFSDDDLRQIERIERDLSTYVTRMRAEFVSGDRELSDAEWENYLQTIEQMNIEELINIYQAGFNQYQETE from the coding sequence ATGTCGAAGAAAAGAATATTAAAACTAATAAATTTGATTATCACCAGTGGTATTCTATTATCTAATGTCGCTAATTTATCAGTTAGTGCAACTGAAGTTAATGATGATAGTAATGTAGCGTTTCCAATTGTAGAAGAAAAAATCACACTAACTATGGTTGGACCTCAAGTTGGTAGAGGCCAATGGTCTGAAAGACAATATTTTCAAGAAATGGAACGACTGACAAATATAGCGTTTGAATTCAATACGCCCCCAAGAGATGATTTTGCAACTAGTAAACAATTATTATTGGCCAGTGATGATTTACCAGATATCTTTTATGCATCCGATATTACACATCAAGAACAAATGGAATATGGTAGCTATGGATTTTTAATTCCTTTAGAAGATTTGATTGAAGAACATGCTCCAAATATTAAAAAAATGTTAGATGAACGGCCAGAAGTTAGAAAAGCAATAACTACTCCTGATGGACATATCTATGCATTGCCATCTGTTACTGAAGAACCTTCATTTTGGCGTATGTGGTACAACGGTGATTGGTTAGAAAACTTAGGGATTGAAGAATTACCTAGAACAACCGATGAACTTTATGATTTATTAGTACGTTTTAAAAATGAAGATCCAAATGGAAATGGTGAAGCAGATGAGATACCTATTAGTAATCATGGTGGTTTATCAGAATTTGATGATTACTTAATGATGGCCTTTGGTGTTCAAGGAATGGGTATGGGCTTATATGGAGAAAATTTTGATCAAGTAGGCTTTGGTCCAATTCAACCTGGTTATCGTGAATACTTAGAGTATATGCATCGTCTATGGGAAGAAGAGTTATTAGACCATGAGTCATTTTCTCAAACTAATCCACAAAAACAAGCAAAAGGGAAGCAAAATCTTGTTGGAGTATTTGCTGATGCAAGTCCAGTATTTATGCTAGGAGCTGATCCACAAGATACTAGTAATCCTGTTTTTCATCCAATCACTAGTTCATTAATAGATGAACCAAGAGTATTGGAGTCAACTGGTATTGGTGGAGGAACTTTTGCTATTACTAAAGAAAATGAATATCCTATTGAAACAATAAAATGGATTGACTATTCTTACACTAAAGAAGGCGCTGATTTATTGCATAATGGTTTGGAAGGATTCTATTGGTCTTGGGCAGACGATGCGCAAACAACTCGCGTAATAAATGATCCACCAGAAGGTTATGATTCACCTGAAGATTACCGTTCATCAATTTCACCCGATTGGGGCATTGGAGTTCCGATTAGAAGATTTGCTAGCGATGACTATGAATGGAGTTTTGATGATCCGTATAATGATTGGTTACGTCAAGAAGAACAAGAAAAATTAGTTCCATATCAAGTTCCGCGATATCCAAGTGTATACTTTTCAGATGACGATTTACGGCAAATTGAACGAATAGAACGTGATTTAAGTACGTATGTTACTAGAATGCGTGCAGAGTTTGTTTCAGGAGATAGAGAATTATCTGATGCAGAATGGGAAAATTATTTGCAAACGATTGAACAGATGAATATTGAGGAACTAATTAATATTTATCAAGCTGGCTTTAATCAGTATCAAGAAACTGAATAA
- a CDS encoding carbohydrate ABC transporter permease: MSSIKETKEDKIINFFVHLILFIVLIIIIYPLIYILSASFSDPTMVNSGQMWLFPKGFTLDGYRLILENEAIWRGYANTILYTSLGVLINLVLTIPAAYALSRKRLVGRKFITNMLLVTMFIGGGLIPTYMLVKNLGLLNTIWAMVLPGGASVWNIVLTRTFFQSTIPTELEEAAIIDGATSFQLFTKIVMPLSLPIVAVMALFYGVGHWNEYFSALIYLNNEKMYPLQMVLRQILVVQELSTSTSDPEAVLRQAQMSNYQADMSAILRYSVIIVSTLPMLIVYPFAQKYFVKGVMVGSLKG; the protein is encoded by the coding sequence ATGTCATCAATTAAAGAAACCAAAGAAGATAAAATAATTAATTTTTTTGTTCATCTGATTCTGTTTATTGTGTTAATTATTATCATTTATCCATTAATCTATATTCTGAGTGCATCTTTCAGTGATCCAACGATGGTCAATTCGGGACAAATGTGGTTATTTCCAAAAGGTTTTACTTTAGATGGATATCGTTTGATTTTGGAAAATGAAGCGATTTGGCGTGGGTATGCTAATACAATTCTGTATACTTCTCTTGGCGTACTAATTAACTTAGTTTTAACAATTCCTGCTGCATACGCTTTATCAAGGAAAAGATTAGTAGGTAGGAAATTTATAACAAATATGCTACTTGTAACGATGTTTATTGGTGGAGGTTTAATTCCGACTTATATGTTAGTGAAAAATTTGGGGCTATTAAATACTATTTGGGCAATGGTTTTACCGGGTGGAGCATCCGTTTGGAATATAGTTTTGACAAGAACTTTTTTCCAATCAACCATTCCTACTGAACTTGAAGAGGCTGCGATTATCGATGGGGCAACTTCTTTTCAATTATTTACAAAAATAGTAATGCCTTTATCTTTACCTATAGTAGCGGTAATGGCTTTATTTTATGGAGTAGGACATTGGAATGAATATTTTAGCGCGTTGATTTATTTGAATAATGAAAAAATGTATCCTTTACAAATGGTTTTAAGACAAATTTTAGTAGTTCAAGAATTAAGTACATCAACATCTGATCCTGAAGCAGTATTGAGACAAGCTCAAATGTCTAATTATCAAGCAGATATGAGTGCAATATTGCGTTACTCTGTAATTATTGTTTCAACTTTACCAATGCTGATTGTTTATCCGTTTGCACAAAAGTATTTTGTAAAAGGTGTTATGGTTGGGTCGCTTAAAGGTTAA
- a CDS encoding ABC transporter permease yields the protein MTSNKEKKEFRAKERKTKVKFIKQNWQLYLFLFPTLLYFVIFHYAPMYGILMAFKDYSPALGIWKSPWVGFMWFEDFFNSYYFTDLLKNTLGISIYQIIVGFPAPIILALLMNEVKDGLYKRGLQTITYAPHFISLVVMVGIIIAFLSPTTGLINNILGLFGIGPIPFMIQPKWFKTIYVFSGVWQSTGWGAIIYIAALSGVDPQLHEAAIMDGASRLQRIRHINIPAIVPIIVVMFILEMGGIMSVGFQKVLLMQNELNMSSSDVISTFVYRTGLLDAQYSYSTAVGLFDSVINATLLLTVNQISKKITQIGLW from the coding sequence ATAACTAGTAATAAGGAGAAAAAAGAATTTCGTGCAAAAGAAAGAAAAACCAAAGTAAAATTTATTAAGCAAAACTGGCAGCTTTATCTATTTTTATTTCCAACTCTTTTGTATTTTGTCATATTTCATTATGCCCCTATGTATGGAATATTGATGGCTTTTAAAGATTATTCACCTGCATTAGGAATTTGGAAAAGTCCATGGGTAGGATTTATGTGGTTTGAAGATTTCTTTAATTCATATTATTTCACTGATTTATTAAAAAATACATTAGGTATAAGTATATATCAAATTATAGTTGGTTTTCCTGCTCCAATTATATTAGCGTTACTGATGAATGAAGTTAAAGACGGATTATATAAAAGAGGCTTACAAACAATTACATATGCTCCACATTTTATTTCATTAGTTGTAATGGTCGGGATTATCATTGCGTTTTTATCTCCTACCACAGGTTTAATTAACAATATCTTAGGTTTATTTGGAATAGGTCCAATACCGTTTATGATTCAACCCAAATGGTTTAAAACAATTTATGTATTTTCAGGGGTCTGGCAAAGTACTGGATGGGGAGCAATTATTTATATTGCAGCATTATCAGGAGTTGATCCGCAACTCCATGAAGCAGCTATTATGGATGGCGCTTCTAGATTACAAAGGATTCGACATATAAACATACCAGCTATTGTTCCTATTATCGTTGTTATGTTTATATTAGAAATGGGCGGTATTATGTCCGTTGGGTTCCAAAAAGTATTACTAATGCAGAATGAGTTGAATATGTCTTCCTCAGATGTAATATCAACATTTGTTTATCGAACGGGATTGTTAGATGCTCAGTATAGTTATTCAACGGCAGTAGGTTTATTTGATTCAGTAATTAATGCCACATTATTATTAACAGTAAACCAAATATCAAAAAAAATAACGCAAATCGGTTTGTGGTAG
- a CDS encoding YesL family protein: MNIIQFEGVFGYLFEIVMWIVRLIILNFLWIIFSVLGIFLFGIAPASLAMANVIYKWFSVGYDINFVKIFVKFYFNNFIKANKIGLIVILFAIFLWFDLYISENFIRSALFHAIIVLIIGAFTVFVSYLMVIFCRYELKFSQYFKQALLFSIGRPMESIGIILTIFLLAILYSYIPILLFFMGISLSSYPIIGLAYHACLKVERKIENKTF; encoded by the coding sequence GTGAATATTATTCAATTTGAAGGAGTTTTTGGATATCTATTTGAAATAGTCATGTGGATAGTGAGACTAATCATTTTAAATTTCTTATGGATAATTTTTTCGGTATTGGGGATTTTTTTATTTGGAATTGCTCCAGCTAGTTTAGCAATGGCAAATGTCATATATAAGTGGTTTAGTGTAGGATACGATATTAATTTTGTGAAAATTTTCGTAAAATTTTATTTTAATAACTTTATTAAAGCGAATAAAATAGGGCTGATAGTTATTTTGTTTGCTATTTTTTTATGGTTCGATTTGTACATTTCAGAAAATTTTATTAGATCTGCGTTATTTCATGCAATAATAGTCCTGATAATAGGGGCTTTTACTGTTTTTGTTAGTTATTTAATGGTTATTTTTTGTAGATATGAACTTAAATTTTCACAATATTTTAAACAAGCCTTGCTATTTTCTATTGGGAGACCAATGGAATCCATCGGTATCATATTGACGATTTTTTTACTCGCAATCTTATATTCTTACATTCCTATTTTGTTATTTTTTATGGGAATTTCTTTGTCGAGTTATCCAATTATAGGATTAGCATATCATGCATGTTTAAAGGTAGAAAGAAAAATTGAAAATAAAACATTTTGA
- a CDS encoding extracellular solute-binding protein: MKKWLRKFSTVTMATLLATGSLATSVFVSAQEDEEFETGTLTEFPLTEETVHMSLMAPGTGMAEWADMPTLQVYEEMTNISWEYITPPMSDFGTRMNLAFASGDLPDIIYGAGSGTLTRGMEVDYGRQGILIPLEGYLAEYAPNFTALTEENPDILRSITAPDGHIYSLPFLSGGPTGIWPTGPLWYNGAWLDALGVEEVPTTVDDFYDLLVRMRDEDPNGNGQADEIPFTDVALEYSRPYILTAFGMKAFGIEEVDGVVRYAPVTDNYRAYLEFMAKLYSEGLLDQETFIQANEQKKAKGQNNQIGLFQDWFSFFTLGGTEDEAVNNPMFHPLTSEWAPEPISPASPQLQTGVFAITNQAENPELAVQWVDYFYSPDGAAFLNQGPEGAMWIWSENEAGEPVKVFNTENVDITNTEEYRGQITPDYGIPVPKGTFNVAGVHVDPNETDASAFSDFIRDETEAKMQPYAEVPFPVTYLTTDEQDIIVTMQTDLNTFIVEQEARFITGVQEINDDTWAQYVNTINSMGIDDYVMVHQQAYDRWVQAGE, encoded by the coding sequence TTGAAAAAATGGTTAAGAAAATTTAGTACAGTTACCATGGCTACTTTGTTAGCGACTGGGTCTTTGGCTACTTCAGTATTTGTTTCAGCTCAAGAAGATGAAGAATTTGAAACGGGCACATTGACTGAATTTCCACTGACAGAGGAAACTGTTCATATGTCATTAATGGCTCCAGGGACTGGTATGGCAGAATGGGCCGATATGCCTACTTTGCAAGTTTACGAAGAAATGACAAACATTTCGTGGGAATATATTACTCCTCCAATGAGTGATTTTGGTACACGTATGAATTTAGCGTTTGCTTCTGGCGATTTACCAGATATAATTTACGGGGCTGGGTCAGGTACCTTAACACGTGGAATGGAAGTTGACTATGGTCGTCAAGGAATTTTAATCCCTCTTGAAGGATACTTAGCAGAATACGCACCAAACTTTACAGCCTTAACAGAAGAAAACCCAGATATTCTTCGTTCAATAACTGCCCCTGATGGACATATTTATAGTTTACCATTTCTTTCAGGAGGTCCTACTGGAATTTGGCCAACAGGTCCGCTTTGGTATAATGGCGCATGGTTAGATGCCCTTGGAGTGGAAGAAGTACCAACAACTGTTGATGATTTCTATGATTTGCTAGTAAGAATGCGTGATGAAGATCCAAATGGAAATGGACAAGCAGATGAGATTCCATTTACGGATGTTGCGCTTGAGTATTCTAGACCTTATATATTAACTGCTTTTGGTATGAAAGCCTTTGGTATTGAAGAAGTTGACGGCGTAGTACGTTATGCTCCTGTGACTGATAACTACCGTGCTTATTTAGAGTTCATGGCTAAATTATATAGTGAAGGATTGTTAGACCAAGAAACATTTATTCAAGCAAACGAACAGAAAAAAGCTAAAGGACAAAACAACCAAATTGGTTTATTCCAAGACTGGTTCTCATTCTTTACTTTAGGCGGAACTGAAGATGAGGCAGTGAACAATCCAATGTTCCATCCATTAACTAGTGAATGGGCACCTGAACCTATTTCACCTGCATCACCTCAATTACAAACGGGTGTGTTTGCTATTACGAATCAAGCAGAAAATCCTGAACTTGCTGTTCAATGGGTTGACTACTTCTACTCACCAGACGGGGCTGCGTTTTTAAACCAAGGTCCTGAAGGAGCTATGTGGATTTGGTCAGAAAACGAAGCTGGTGAACCAGTTAAAGTATTTAATACAGAAAATGTAGATATCACAAATACTGAAGAATATCGTGGACAAATTACTCCAGATTATGGAATTCCAGTTCCAAAAGGTACATTTAATGTTGCTGGTGTCCATGTTGATCCAAATGAAACAGATGCATCTGCATTTAGTGACTTTATTCGAGATGAAACAGAAGCGAAAATGCAACCTTATGCAGAAGTTCCGTTCCCAGTTACTTATTTAACTACTGATGAACAAGATATTATTGTTACAATGCAAACAGATTTAAATACATTTATCGTTGAACAAGAAGCTCGCTTTATCACTGGTGTTCAAGAAATCAATGATGATACTTGGGCACAATATGTCAATACAATTAACTCTATGGGAATTGATGATTACGTAATGGTACATCAACAAGCCTATGACCGTTGGGTTCAAGCTGGCGAATAG